One Campylobacterota bacterium DNA segment encodes these proteins:
- a CDS encoding putative glycoside hydrolase: MKALALLAAVVTLSWGAAAMTKGTVLDRQTQKPIAGAIVTANGKEYRTDAEGNFAIPASKKIGVRALGYDRKFYAGSGKMFLSPVTPKAIYLSSFGATSSKLMGNAKELIKSTEINALVIDIKMDRGQIAYRTANPTANKIGAQEVILFKDLKKFVADLKGQGIYTIARIVTFKDTPFVTANPHLGVRRSDGSLFQDKEGLYWIDASRREAWDYPIAIAKESAAAGFDEIQFDYIRFPDARGVKFAVENTQAERVKAISGFLESARRQLLPYNVFVSADIFGYVSWHNADIEIGQRVDAIAPFVDYMCPMLYPSGFNAGIPGYTNPVAANYEIVKLSLDKALEKSGTSPKAFRPWLQAFRDYAFDRRIYGEKEIRDQIRASEDFGSNGWILWNPRNVYTAAGLMRENQNVTQVSKPSPAKAEKPAS; this comes from the coding sequence GTGAAAGCACTCGCGCTTTTAGCCGCCGTCGTTACATTGTCATGGGGGGCCGCCGCCATGACCAAAGGGACCGTTCTGGACCGACAGACCCAAAAACCGATCGCGGGAGCGATCGTCACCGCCAACGGTAAAGAATACCGCACCGACGCGGAAGGCAATTTTGCCATCCCCGCTTCCAAAAAGATCGGGGTCCGTGCTCTGGGGTATGACCGCAAATTCTATGCGGGGAGTGGAAAGATGTTCCTCAGTCCCGTTACCCCCAAAGCCATTTACCTCTCCAGCTTTGGAGCCACCAGCTCAAAACTGATGGGGAACGCCAAGGAACTCATCAAATCGACCGAGATCAACGCCCTCGTCATCGATATCAAAATGGACCGCGGACAGATCGCCTACCGTACGGCGAATCCGACCGCGAACAAAATCGGTGCACAGGAGGTGATCCTCTTCAAAGACCTCAAAAAATTCGTCGCCGACCTCAAAGGACAGGGCATCTACACGATCGCCCGGATCGTGACGTTTAAAGACACCCCTTTTGTCACCGCCAACCCGCACCTTGGCGTCCGCCGCAGCGACGGAAGCCTTTTCCAGGACAAAGAGGGGCTGTACTGGATCGACGCTTCGCGGCGCGAAGCGTGGGATTACCCGATCGCCATCGCCAAAGAGAGTGCCGCCGCGGGATTTGACGAAATTCAGTTCGACTACATCCGCTTCCCCGATGCCAGAGGGGTAAAATTCGCCGTCGAAAATACACAGGCCGAACGGGTCAAGGCGATTTCAGGCTTTCTCGAAAGCGCCCGTCGGCAGCTCTTGCCTTACAACGTTTTCGTCTCGGCCGATATCTTCGGTTACGTCAGCTGGCACAATGCCGATATCGAAATCGGCCAGCGCGTCGACGCCATCGCCCCGTTCGTCGACTACATGTGCCCGATGCTCTACCCCAGCGGATTTAACGCAGGGATTCCGGGCTACACCAATCCCGTCGCCGCCAACTACGAAATCGTCAAGCTCTCGCTCGACAAGGCACTGGAAAAATCGGGAACCTCGCCCAAAGCGTTCCGTCCGTGGCTGCAGGCTTTCCGCGATTACGCCTTCGACCGCCGCATCTACGGCGAAAAAGAGATTCGTGACCAGATCCGTGCCAGCGAAGATTTCGGAAGCAACGGATGGATTTTGTGGAATCCCCGCAACGTCTACACCGCCGCAGGCCTGATGCGCGAAAACCAAAACGTCACCCAAGTTTCCAAACCAAGCCCAGCCAAAGCGGAGAAACCCGCATCTTAA